In Horticoccus luteus, the following proteins share a genomic window:
- a CDS encoding MFS transporter has product MKTPRPSTRYRWVIVAAGGLIGCVAVGCMFSLPVLLLPIARSTAWSVTGVSMAMTIGFLAMALASMAWGALSDRFGPRAVVLAGSLALAASLAAASRATTLLQFQLIFGVGVGGATAAIFAPMMACVTGWFETHRSLAVSLVSAGMGMAPMTMSPLAAWLVAHHDWRTVLLVLAGVAATVMIPATFLIRRAPAAPPHSSAVAWGEQSPTLSVAQVLRSPPFVILFLTNFFCCATHSGPIFHTVSYAVACGIPLTAAVTIYSVEGLAGMGGRVAFGLLGDRFGAKRTLVSGLLLQAMGASMYFFVRELSGFYSAATLFGFVYAGVMPLYSVLARENFPLRMMGTVIGGTAMAGSLGMASGPVVGGLIFDHFGSYGWLYLGSGALGLGAFLIALTFQPLPQPNFGLASASEPTR; this is encoded by the coding sequence ATGAAAACACCACGGCCTTCGACCCGATATCGCTGGGTGATTGTCGCCGCCGGCGGCCTGATCGGTTGTGTCGCCGTCGGTTGCATGTTCTCCCTGCCCGTATTGCTCCTGCCCATCGCGCGCTCCACGGCTTGGTCGGTGACCGGCGTATCGATGGCGATGACGATCGGGTTTCTCGCGATGGCGCTCGCCAGCATGGCATGGGGCGCCCTGTCAGATCGGTTCGGGCCCCGGGCGGTCGTCCTCGCGGGCTCGCTCGCGCTCGCCGCCAGCCTCGCCGCGGCCAGTCGCGCGACGACGCTCCTCCAGTTTCAACTCATCTTTGGTGTAGGAGTCGGCGGCGCAACCGCGGCGATTTTTGCGCCGATGATGGCGTGCGTGACCGGTTGGTTCGAGACGCACCGCAGCCTCGCCGTCTCGCTCGTCTCGGCCGGCATGGGCATGGCGCCAATGACCATGTCGCCGCTCGCGGCGTGGCTTGTCGCGCATCATGACTGGCGCACCGTCTTGCTCGTTCTGGCGGGCGTCGCGGCCACCGTGATGATTCCCGCCACTTTCTTGATTCGCCGCGCACCGGCGGCGCCGCCTCACTCCTCCGCAGTGGCATGGGGCGAGCAATCGCCAACGTTGTCCGTGGCACAGGTGCTCCGGTCCCCACCTTTTGTTATTCTTTTCCTGACGAATTTCTTTTGCTGCGCGACGCACTCCGGGCCGATTTTCCACACCGTGAGTTATGCCGTGGCTTGTGGCATCCCGCTGACGGCTGCGGTCACGATCTACAGCGTGGAAGGGCTCGCGGGCATGGGCGGCCGGGTGGCGTTTGGCCTTCTCGGCGATCGGTTCGGCGCGAAACGCACCCTTGTGTCGGGTCTCCTGCTGCAGGCGATGGGCGCATCGATGTACTTCTTCGTGCGGGAACTCAGCGGGTTTTACTCCGCCGCTACGCTGTTTGGATTCGTGTATGCGGGTGTCATGCCGCTCTACTCAGTGCTCGCGCGGGAGAATTTCCCGTTGCGCATGATGGGCACGGTGATCGGCGGCACCGCGATGGCCGGCAGCCTCGGCATGGCCTCCGGACCCGTGGTGGGCGGATTGATTTTCGACCACTTCGGCAGTTACGGCTGGTTGTATCTCGGATCCGGCGCGCTCGGACTCGGCGCCTTTCTGATCGCCCTGACATTTCAACCGCTTCCCCAGCCGAACTTCGGCCTTGCTTCGGCCAGTGAACCGACGCGCTGA